The stretch of DNA TAGCTCACCTCCTGTAAACTATTAAGTTAAAAAATTCCATTTTTGTTGACATAAACCTGAAGCAACATTAAGATATTAAAAAAGTAAGGGTAAAATTTAAAGTAAAATTTAAATTTTTGAAGGGAGGAGAGATGAGAAAGTTTCTTAAATTCGTGGGTATTTTTATCGTTTTGGTTGTTGTTTCTTTTGCTGTAGTGGTGTTTTTGACCAAGGATATTGCAGAGGTGGCAGATAATTTTTTTGCTTCAATAAAACATGGCAACTATACTCAGGCTGAAACATACCTCTCTAAAGGTTTTAAAAGCAATGTATCGATGGATAAACTGAAACATTTTTTTCCCTATGAAAGGTTTAAAAATTTTGATACAGCTTCCTGGACAAGCAGAGAAAAAGATGCATCAGGAGTTGCAAAGCTCAAAGGTTCACTTAAGTTTTCTGATGGCTCTGTTATGCCTGTAAGAATTACATTGGTTAAAGAAAACGATTCATGGAAGATCAACTATATCTATTTTCCAAAAGGCGGCATTGAAACGAGCAATAACAATCAGCAAAACCAACAAGATGTAAATTTTGCCTCGATGGTTAAAGAAACAACAATGCTTTTTGCTGAGGCAGTTCAAACAAAAGATTACACAAAGCTATACAATCATCTATCTGTGCTTGTTAAAAAAACCGCAACAAAACAGCAGCTTAGAAACGCATTTAAGGCTTTTGAGGGTGTAAATATCAACTGGAATGATATAAAAAACCTTAGGCCCGTTATAACCAAACAGTATAAAAGCACAAAGGGTGTTGAAATTGTGGAGGGCTATTTTAACACCTCACCTTCAAAGCTGAAATATAAGCTTGGGTATTATAAACACAACGGTAACTGGGAGCTTGTAAGTATTTTTTATAAGATTGATTAAACAACTTTCATAGAGGTTTTTCTATAAGCAAACCATAAGGAGGGATTATGAGAAAGAGGCTGTTTTTTGTGTTTATATTTTTGTTGTTTTCTACAAACCTCTTTGCTGCAAGCCTATATGATGTAATTAAAAAGCAGGCGTGGGATGATGTAAAAACACAACTTCACGACCAGCTTAATGAAACCTTAGGCAGCGACCTGCCCGTTGAGGATGTGTTGCAGTCTATCGATTACTTTTCTCATGGCGAGATAGAGAAAGGCAAAAGGTTGATAGGCGAGACGGCAGCAAAAGAGGTGTTTGGACTGCTTGTTGGTAGCGAGGCTGCTTCGATTGTTGGTTATGCATGGGAGTTTGCCAAATATTCATTTAAATCTGTTAATACATGGGCTCACGATCAAGATAGAAAGGCTTTTGTTAGAACCTTTTTAAAGCCCAATGTTGAAAGATGGCAGTCGGGTTATATTCCGAAATGGCGGGATGTGGTTTACCAAATAAACAGCTGGTTTGATGACTTTGAGTTTAATTTAGCAAGAACAGATTTCTTTACTGATAAAAAGAAGTGGAAAGAAAAGCTCAAAAACGAGATGTATGCAAAAACGCTTGAGATTTACACAAAAATAAAGGTCTATTTTTATAGAAAAAAGCAGCTTGAGATTCTGGCAAAACAGGCAAGGTGGGAAATTTTAAATAGCGTAGAAAAACGCAAACAGGTGTTGAGAAAATACGCAAGAATGCTTGTCCTTGCAAAGGAAAAACCCACACTTGAAAACCTAAGACGCTATGAAAACAACAAACGCTACAGAGCCCTTGTTAATAATGTTGCAATTATCAATCTATCATCAAAGGGTAACTCTCAGATAACAATAAAAGAGTTTATAGGTATGCTGAAAAAAATATCAACATTCAAGCTTAACGATATAAACCATGCTGCCATGCAGCTTATGAGGGCTGAAGTTCCTCTAAATGCCCAAAATGTCAGGCTTTATTTATTGAATAAACAGTTTGCAGAAAAAATCGACAGGCTTGCAAAAAAGAATTTATCTAAAAAACCCAACAAAACACAGATAAAAAAGATAGCAGA from Hippea jasoniae encodes:
- a CDS encoding nuclear transport factor 2 family protein; amino-acid sequence: MRKFLKFVGIFIVLVVVSFAVVVFLTKDIAEVADNFFASIKHGNYTQAETYLSKGFKSNVSMDKLKHFFPYERFKNFDTASWTSREKDASGVAKLKGSLKFSDGSVMPVRITLVKENDSWKINYIYFPKGGIETSNNNQQNQQDVNFASMVKETTMLFAEAVQTKDYTKLYNHLSVLVKKTATKQQLRNAFKAFEGVNINWNDIKNLRPVITKQYKSTKGVEIVEGYFNTSPSKLKYKLGYYKHNGNWELVSIFYKID